A single Oryzias melastigma strain HK-1 linkage group LG24, ASM292280v2, whole genome shotgun sequence DNA region contains:
- the ppil4 gene encoding peptidyl-prolyl cis-trans isomerase-like 4, protein MRTLSQRVPFSRDLDVSMAVLLETTLGDIVIDLFTEERPKACLNFLKLCKIKYYNYCLFHNVQRDFMAQTGDPTGSGRGGESIYSKLYGDQARFFDAEKVPRIKHKKKGTVSMVNNGNDQHGSQFLITTGENLDYLDGVHTVFGEVTEGMDVLKQINETFVDKDFVPFQDIRINHTVILEDPFDDPPDLPVPDRSPEPTKEQLDSGRIGADEAIDDTDGRSAEELEERLKEKEAKTQAILLEMVGDLPDADVKPPENVLFVCKLNPVTTDEDLEIIFSRFGTIKSCEIIRDWKSGDSLCYAFIEFEKQEDCEKAYFKMDNVLIDDRRIHVDFSQSVAKIKWKGKGGKYTKEDFKDYEKDLESRSKLTLKDQAKPKQDSKYDLVIDEDDEVTSYRHSEKKHKKHHHHSDEEDSRKSKKHRGGDDGRHDRKSGRQRSRSRSRDRDHKHRKSRGKHEKDDQDRSHRSHSRSPKRSRNEDKTRFR, encoded by the exons ATGCGTACTTTATCTCAGCGCGTGCCGTTCTCGCGAGATCTAGACGTCAGTATGGCGGTGCTCCTTGAAACAACGCTGGGGGATATTGTGATAGATTTGTTCACGGAGGAGAGACCGAAAG CGTGTCTGAATTTCCTGAAGCTCTGCAAGATTAAATACTACAACTACTGCCTGTTCCACAATGTGCAG AGAGACTTCATGGCTCAGACTGGAGACCCCACAGGATCCGGACGTGGTGGAGAGTCTATCTACAG TAAGCTCTATGGAGACCAGGCCCGTTTCTTCGATGCTGAGAAGGTGCCCCGCATCAAACACAAGAAGAAGGGAACGGTCTCCATGGTGAACAATGGAAACGACCAGCACGGATCTCAG TTTCTCATTACAACAGGGGAGAATTTGGACTACCTGGACGGAGTTCATACCGTGTTTGGAGAAGTGACTGAAGGGATGGACGTCTTGAAGCAGATCAACGAGACCTTCGTCGACAAGGATTTTGTCCCGTTTCAGGACATCAG GATAAACCACACGGTGATCCTGGAGGATCCGTTTGATGACCCTCCTGACCTCCCGGTGCCGGATCGATCCCCTGAGCCCACAAAGGAGCAGCTGGAT AGCGGCCGCATCGGAGCAGACGAAGCGATTGACGACACAGATGGGAGGAGTGcagaggaactggaggagaGGCTGAAGGAGAAAGAGGCCAAGACTCAAGCCATCCTGCTGGAGATG GTGGGCGACCTCCCCGATGCAGACGTGAAGCCTCCAGAAAACGTTCTGTTCGTGTGCAAACTCAACCCCGTCACCACAGACGAAGACCTGGAGATCATCTTTTCTCGCTTTGGGACCATCAAAAG CTGCGAGATCATCAGAGACTGGAAAAGCGGGGACTCGCTGTGCTACGCCTTCATCGAGTTTGAGAAG CAAGAAGATTGTGAGAAGGCGTACTTCAAGATGGACAACGTGCTCATCGACGACCGCCGGATCCACGTGGACTTCAGTCAGTCAGTCGCAAAGATCAAGTGGAAAGGAAAAG GTGGGAAGTACACTAAAGAGGACTTCAAAGACTACGAGAAGGACCTGGAGAGCCGATCCAAACTGACTCTGAAGGATCAAGCGAAGCCGAAACAAGA CTCCAAGTATGACCTTGTGATTGATGAGGACGATGAGGTGACAAGCTATCGGCATTCTGAGAAGAAACACAAGAAGCACCACCATCATTCTGACGAGGAGGACAGCAGGAAGTCCAAGAAGCACAGG GGCGGCGACGACGGCAGACATGACAGGAAGTCCGGCCGCCAGCGCTCCCGCTCTCGCTCCAGAGACCGGGACCACAAGCACAGAAAGTCTCGGGGCAAACACGAGAAAGACGATCAAGACCGATCCCACCGCAGCCACAGCCGCTCCCCAAAGAGGTCCAGAAACGAGGACAAGACTCGGTTCCGATGA
- the ginm1 gene encoding glycoprotein integral membrane protein 1, with the protein MTAVKGWVVFVLVVSLCNAETPGRPLSTENILINVTADTELQESKNLQISFNVSVGEEQILVNDFPVELSGVTRFPCQALILNSINGSREFESGDLVSTVTRVMVSQNRLYSDLEEVLALQLFSEVIELEGKEVQQPDMCEVKILMSPDFQKLGQFTNVYPIGHSDIFKFPRENDVVVTDPPSSRRDEEQLMTHTTSQYPHTEKQADTTQEEVAAPGKLPETPLRMDPLLLYNDGYEYTDDRDQSRSDQNQSEASSSYSAMCRWVEEMRERLRVFCFKSLPVFFLVMGVVVIGVVGSGFIVKILDLFFPACDHKHILHLNPITLMPEEEKQNLLEILEPEQEEKEP; encoded by the exons ATGACGGCGGTCAAAGGTTGGGTTGTATTTGTGCTTGTGGTTTCACTTTGTAATGCGGAGACTCCTGGAAGGCCGCTGAGCACg GAAAATATCCTGATAAACGTGACGGCAGACACAGAACTGCAGGAGTCAAAAAACTTACAG atCAGCTTTAATGTTTCAGTGGGAGAAGAACAGATTCTGGTTAATGACTTCCCGGTGGAGCTGTCGGGAGTCACCAGGTTTCCCTGTCAAGCTCTTATTT TGAATAGCATCAATGGAAGCAGAGAGTTTGAGTCTGGAGACTTGGTTTCCACGGTAACCAGAGTGATGGTGAGCCAAAACCGGCTCTACAGCGACTTGGAGGAGGTGCTGGCTCTGCAGCTCTTCAGCGAAGTGATAGAACTGGAGGGAAAAGAG GTCCAGCAGCCGGACATGTGTGAGGTGAAAATCCTGATGAGTCCAGACTTCCAGAAGCTGGGTCAGTTCACCAACGTCTACCCCATCGGACACAGCGACATCTTCAAGTTTCCACGAGAGAACGACGTGGTCGTCACCGACCCGCCGAGTTCTAGGAGGG ATGAAGAGCAGCTCATGACCCACACCACCAGCCAGTACCCCCACACGGAGAAGCAGGCCGACACCACCCAGGAGGAGGTGGCGGCTCCAGGAAAGCTCCCAGAGACCCCCCTGCGAATGGACCCCCTCCTGCTGTACAATGACGGGTACGAATACACGGACGACAGGGACCAGAGCCgctcggatcagaaccagagtGAAGCGTCGTCGTCGTACTCG GCCATGTGTCGCTGGGTGGAGGAGATGAGGGAGCGTCTGCGCGTCTTCTGCTTCAAGTCGCTGCCGGTTTTCTTCCTGGTGATGGGCGTGGTTGTGATCGGCGTCGTGGGATCAGGATTCATCGTCAAGATCCTAGATTTGTTCTTCCCGGCGTGTGACCACAA GCACATTTTGCACCTCAACCCCATCACTCTGATGCCcgaggaggagaagcagaacctTCTGGAAATCCTAGAACCAGAGCAGGAAGAGAAGGAACCTTGA
- the LOC112157593 gene encoding endoribonuclease ZC3H12A, whose product MDHQQQQNTKVERFLKLGYSHGDILRVLENLRHDAQTNDILEELIKTCQARTHTNKSIPNSPKLVPRGCSPSPSRTRTGPDREPASGFRSVVIDGSNVAMSHGDKKVFSCQGLQLAVSWFWDRGLRDITVFVPLWRKETPRPEAPITDQHVLHELERRKILVYTPSRCVNGKRVVCYDDRYIVKLALEVDGIIVSNDNYRDLQMENPQWKKFIEERLLMYTFANDKFMPPDDPLGRNGPTIDDFLRKKPWSPENRLQHCPYGKKCTYGVKCKFYHPERTNQSQMSVADELRAKGDRAKTFSQAGYLSDHKHPSSSPPPSTDDFHNSQSSGGLSSLSYYLSSEPDEAYRSLESPFNKLHLQDYSSDQHLHSYSSGVGSCSLSHRDSSHSGSYRGCSSDMDQRVYSAPYCETQSCRCGQQQGRMSAGQQHQPVWSSCPALLSYHPEHLVYSSEKGYVGPPPHKQTYSLPRDSLVQGILCESKLSRQAQSQTSEHRKGLKSQLSPLFPQNLVEAVMSANPHVSDLSELIRLIQSHRTNHTPF is encoded by the exons ATGGatcaccagcagcagcagaacaccAAGGTGGAGCGCTTCCTGAAGCTGGGATACTCTCACGGGGACATTCTCAGGGTTCTGGAGAACCTGCGGCACGACGCCCAGACCAACGACATCCTGGAGGAGCTCATCAAGACCTGCCAGGCTCGCACCCACACCAACAAGAGCATCCCCAACAGTCCTAAGCTGGTGCCGCGGGGCTGCAGCCCGAGCCCCAGCAGGACCAGAACCGGACCTGACAGAGAGCCGGCGTCCGGGTTCAGATCGGTGGTGATAGACGGCAGCAATGTGGCCATGAG CCACGGAGACAAAAAAGTCTTTTCATGCCAGGGTCTCCAGCTGGCAGTCAGCTGGTTCTGGGACAGAGGTCTGCGGGACATCACCGTGTTTGTCCCACTGTGGAGGAAGGAGACACCACGGCCTGAAGCTCCCATCACAG ACCAACATGTTCTCCACGAGCTGGAGAGGAGGAAGATCCTGGTGTACACGCCGTCCCGCTGCGTGAACGGGAAGAGGGTGGTGTGCTACGATGACCGCTACATCGTCAAGCTGGCCTTGGAAGTGGACGGCATCATCGTCTCCAACGACAACTACCGGGACCTGCAGATGGAGAACCCCCAGTGGAAGAAGTTCATCGAGGAGCGGCTACTTATGTACACATTTGCAAATGACAA GTTCATGCCTCCAGATGATCCTTTGGGTAGAAATGGTCCCACCATTGATGACTTTCTGAGGAAAAAGCCGTGGAGTCCCGAAAACAGACTGCAGCATTGTCCTTACG GAAAGAAATGTACTTATGGAGTCAAATGCAAGTTCTACCATCCCGAGAGGACAAACCAGTCTCAGATGTCGGTGGCTGACGAGCTGAGGGCTAAGGGAGACCGAGCCAAAACCTTTTCACAGGCTGGATACCTCTCAGACCACAAACACCCCTCGTCCAGCCCGCCACCGAGCACAGACGACTTCCATAACTCCCAGAGCTCCGGTGGACTCTCCAGTCTGAGCTACTACTTAAGCTCTGAACCAGACGAGGCCTACAGGTCTCTGGAGAGCCCCTTCAACAAGTTGCACCTTCAGGACTACAGCTCGGATCAGCATCTGCATAGCTATAGCAGCGGGGTGGGCAGCTGCTCATTGAGCCACAGGGACTCCTCCCACTCGGGGTCATATCGGGGCTGCAGCTCTGATATGGACCAGCGAGTTTACAGCGCCCCGTACTGCGAGACTCAGTCATGCAGGTGCGGTCAGCAGCAGGGCAGGATGTCTGCCGGACAGCAGCATCAGCCCGTGTGGAGCTCCTGCCCAGCGCTGCTCTCATACCATCCCGAACACTTGGTCTACTCTTCAGAGAAGGGGTATGTCGGACCGCCCCCACACAAGCAGACCTACAGCCTGCCCAGAGACTCATTGGTGCAGGGCATTCTGTGTGAATCCAAACTGAGCAGGCAAGCCCAGAGCCAGACCAGCGAGCACCGGAAGGGTTTGAAGAGCCAGCTGAGCCCACTCTTCCCCCAAAACTTAGTGGAGGCCGTCATGAGCGCTAACCCCCACGTGTCCGACTTGTCTGAACTGATCCGACTCATCCAGAGCCACAGAACCAACCACACACCCTTCTAA